A single genomic interval of Brevibacillus brevis harbors:
- a CDS encoding MDR family MFS transporter → MSWIKMRLQEFHPIVWSLVVGTVFVRAASSMSMPFLFLYLSNQTDMSLAMIGLTIGAGPLAGTIGGFIAGAWSDRIGRRRVMLGALYVWTLVFVGFALSKDPWILLLLNIAGGLCRSFYEPVSQALMADVTPQEKRLRVFGIRYMAINVGVAVGPIAGVVLAKSSVALPFLMTALIYLIYVVSLQGLLNKFGIKQIEGQKKEVVTFSRAFSVVVNDKAFRLYMLAGVLGAIGYSQMSSTLAKFAEMTVVNGTELFAILMTVNAIVVVVMQLPLTTWAEKKTPLTAILVGNVMYAVGDVGYAFANSWLIFIVAMVFFTIGEILTFTAGDVLIDRMAPENMRGSYYGAKSFSNLGQFIGPWMGGLLLAHYGGTTLFLVVAATSMMSSAFQWAGARAFEATRGKSLNEARAESL, encoded by the coding sequence ATGAGCTGGATCAAGATGCGTTTACAGGAGTTTCACCCGATCGTCTGGTCATTAGTCGTCGGGACCGTGTTCGTCCGGGCCGCCAGCTCGATGAGCATGCCGTTTTTGTTTTTATACTTGTCTAATCAAACAGATATGAGCTTGGCAATGATCGGTTTGACGATTGGAGCAGGACCACTCGCGGGTACAATCGGAGGCTTTATTGCGGGGGCATGGTCAGACAGGATCGGGCGCAGGCGAGTCATGCTAGGGGCGTTGTATGTATGGACGCTCGTGTTCGTCGGGTTTGCGCTTAGTAAAGACCCGTGGATTCTGCTTTTGCTCAATATAGCAGGGGGACTCTGTCGCTCCTTCTACGAACCCGTTTCACAGGCACTGATGGCAGATGTAACGCCGCAAGAGAAACGGCTTCGGGTGTTCGGTATTCGCTACATGGCAATTAACGTAGGGGTAGCGGTTGGGCCTATTGCCGGGGTAGTGCTGGCGAAAAGCTCTGTAGCCCTGCCTTTCCTGATGACTGCGCTGATTTATCTGATCTATGTGGTTAGCTTGCAAGGATTATTGAACAAGTTCGGCATCAAACAAATTGAAGGCCAAAAGAAAGAAGTCGTTACATTTAGCCGTGCATTCAGCGTAGTGGTCAATGACAAGGCGTTTCGCTTATACATGCTCGCCGGTGTTTTAGGAGCGATTGGCTACTCGCAGATGTCTTCTACGCTGGCCAAATTCGCAGAAATGACAGTCGTGAACGGAACAGAACTGTTTGCCATCCTGATGACCGTCAATGCCATTGTCGTTGTTGTGATGCAGCTTCCGTTGACGACTTGGGCAGAAAAAAAGACGCCTCTCACCGCAATATTGGTGGGAAACGTCATGTATGCGGTTGGTGATGTGGGTTATGCCTTTGCCAATTCGTGGCTGATTTTCATTGTGGCGATGGTATTTTTCACGATTGGAGAAATCCTTACGTTTACCGCAGGGGATGTCCTGATCGACCGAATGGCACCAGAGAATATGCGCGGCAGCTATTACGGTGCGAAAAGCTTCAGCAACCTCGGCCAGTTCATCGGTCCGTGGATGGGTGGATTGCTGTTGGCACATTATGGAGGTACAACCTTGTTCCTGGTGGTAGCAGCTACCTCGATGATGAGCAGTGCCTTCCAATGGGCGGGTGCTCGGGCCTTTGAGGCAACCCGTGGCAAGTCCTTGAATGAGGCGAGGGCTGAATCACTCTAA
- a CDS encoding YtnP family quorum-quenching lactonase — translation MVGNEWQVGQFQLSWLRGGLTKLDGGAMFGVVPKPLWSKRYPANDLNQIPLRADPILVQAHGKRILIESGMGNDRLTEKQKRNFGLEEESQVVDSLAAKGLSPADIDIVIMTHMHYDHANGLVSVRDGQLVSTFSQAVIYVQEQEWAEMREPNIRSKNTYWEENWRPIENQVKTYGASHEVVPGITLHHTGGHSQGHAIVRMETEGHLLLHLADIMPTHAHQNPLWVMAYDDYPMTSIFAKEEWINNGIKQGAWFTFYHDSVYRAVKWNEQGEMVDRIEVTL, via the coding sequence ATGGTAGGGAACGAATGGCAGGTAGGTCAGTTTCAATTGTCTTGGCTGAGAGGTGGACTCACGAAGCTGGACGGGGGCGCAATGTTTGGAGTCGTGCCCAAGCCGCTCTGGAGCAAAAGATACCCAGCAAATGATCTCAATCAAATCCCTTTGCGTGCTGACCCAATCCTGGTACAGGCTCATGGCAAGCGCATCTTGATTGAATCGGGTATGGGAAATGATCGGCTAACGGAAAAACAGAAGCGCAATTTTGGCTTGGAGGAAGAGTCTCAAGTGGTGGACTCCCTCGCAGCAAAAGGGTTGTCTCCTGCCGATATTGATATCGTCATCATGACACATATGCACTACGATCATGCCAACGGACTTGTCTCTGTTCGTGATGGACAACTGGTCTCTACGTTTTCACAGGCTGTCATCTACGTGCAGGAGCAGGAATGGGCAGAGATGAGAGAGCCGAATATTCGCTCGAAGAATACATATTGGGAAGAGAACTGGCGTCCGATTGAGAATCAGGTAAAGACGTACGGAGCTTCGCACGAAGTAGTGCCAGGAATCACGCTTCATCATACAGGCGGTCACAGTCAGGGACATGCTATTGTCCGAATGGAGACAGAGGGGCACCTGCTTTTGCATCTGGCGGACATCATGCCTACACACGCCCATCAAAATCCATTATGGGTGATGGCCTACGACGACTATCCGATGACATCCATCTTTGCAAAAGAAGAATGGATCAACAACGGGATCAAGCAAGGTGCTTGGTTCACGTTTTACCACGATAGCGTTTACCGTGCGGTGAAATGGAACGAGCAGGGAGAAATGGTTGATCGTATTGAAGTTACTTTGTAA
- a CDS encoding LCP family protein — protein MPDTVVKTRASASRKKQPSRNRKIRKLVVSLTLITLLLVGGVAGAIYWKIEDTLTEVTSPANSGFTSPVSQNVDPVYYSDKPMSFVLLGSDTRPETGSMNTDVMIVAVANPKTKKVTMVSIPRDTRVKIPGYRDYHKINSVYANGEAERRQAERNNKTVTEDGISLTKKTLNEILGIPIEHFVAIDFDGFKAVIDELGGVEVNVDRRLVYDDPTDDTHINLQPGLQKLNGEQALGYVRHRHDNRGTKYYSSDFDRNRRQQEVIKAVVDKAASLEGLTKIFNVMDVGAKNIHTDLSKDQIKGLAYDFKGFNSSTVTALDNGAYWQGGYTYLEKEKLESVRDSLQSEMGLSESVVALNNSPILGAGEAVATSNKKSVKKKTTESAASTPTKQKTEAPKEQEPTNPTDNQDGTANEGAMPPPDVVNPEGQGQSTDQGQGAQTPATDATQSPGTVPAGNNGNNSTPPPDIIPPSSQDAGPATTDSPNTNS, from the coding sequence ATGCCAGATACTGTTGTGAAAACACGCGCTTCAGCTTCTCGAAAGAAACAGCCGAGCCGTAATCGAAAAATACGTAAACTCGTGGTATCCCTCACATTGATCACCTTGCTGCTGGTTGGCGGTGTGGCTGGAGCAATTTATTGGAAAATTGAAGACACTCTGACGGAAGTAACGAGCCCTGCAAACAGCGGATTTACTTCGCCAGTATCCCAAAATGTCGATCCTGTATACTACTCGGATAAGCCAATGTCGTTCGTCTTGCTTGGTTCTGATACCCGTCCTGAAACAGGTTCCATGAATACAGACGTAATGATCGTGGCAGTTGCCAATCCAAAGACGAAGAAAGTTACCATGGTATCCATTCCACGGGACACACGCGTCAAGATTCCAGGTTATCGCGACTACCATAAGATCAATTCTGTCTATGCCAATGGTGAAGCAGAACGCAGACAAGCAGAGCGCAACAACAAGACGGTTACCGAAGATGGTATTTCCTTAACGAAGAAAACGTTGAATGAAATACTGGGTATTCCGATTGAGCATTTTGTAGCGATTGACTTCGATGGTTTCAAAGCTGTCATTGACGAATTAGGTGGTGTGGAAGTCAATGTGGATCGCAGACTGGTATACGATGATCCAACTGACGATACACACATCAATCTCCAGCCAGGACTTCAAAAATTGAATGGTGAACAAGCACTTGGTTATGTACGACATCGTCATGACAACCGTGGAACGAAGTACTACTCCAGTGACTTCGACCGTAACCGTCGCCAACAAGAGGTCATCAAGGCTGTTGTGGACAAAGCGGCTTCTCTTGAAGGATTGACGAAGATCTTTAACGTAATGGACGTAGGCGCCAAGAATATACATACCGATCTTTCCAAGGATCAGATCAAAGGCTTGGCCTACGATTTCAAAGGATTTAATTCCTCTACGGTCACTGCATTGGATAATGGGGCATATTGGCAGGGAGGATACACCTATCTCGAAAAAGAAAAGCTCGAGTCTGTTCGCGATTCCTTGCAATCAGAGATGGGATTGAGTGAGAGCGTCGTAGCGCTCAATAATTCGCCGATACTCGGTGCCGGTGAAGCGGTAGCGACAAGCAACAAGAAGAGCGTCAAGAAGAAAACGACAGAATCAGCTGCGTCAACACCAACGAAACAAAAAACGGAGGCTCCGAAAGAACAAGAGCCGACGAATCCAACAGACAATCAAGACGGTACGGCAAATGAAGGCGCAATGCCGCCACCTGATGTCGTAAACCCAGAAGGGCAAGGCCAGTCGACAGATCAAGGTCAGGGAGCGCAGACGCCTGCGACTGATGCAACACAATCTCCTGGGACTGTACCAGCAGGTAACAACGGCAACAACTCTACTCCACCGCCGGATATCATCCCGCCGTCCAGTCAGGATGCTGGTCCTGCAACGACAGATAGTCCGAACACAAACTCCTAA
- a CDS encoding FAD-dependent oxidoreductase — protein MELSKVWEPIQIGSMTLPNRIMMGSMHVGFEKLQNGVARLATFYAERANGEAGLIVTGGAAVHPEGGMGDEYCNVYKDEDIEKLRLITKEVHQANGRIALQLFHAGRYAYKEATGLDPVAPSPLQAPINRWKPRELNAEEIEATIQCFADGAVRAKKAGFDAVEIMGSEGYLINQFLSPVTNKREDEWGGNFLRRARFGIEVANRVRQAVGPDYPIIYRMSGLDLMPDSTTMEETLQFAKMLEEAGADALNVGIGWHESQVPTIGMMVPRGAYVWVAQQVKQVVNIPVIASNRISDVRQAEKILYEECSDMVSMARPFLADPYIVQKSKEGRFDEVNTCIACNQACLDHIFEGKVASCLVNPLVGREAEWQLVPAENRKKVAVIGAGPAGLEAARVLAERGHQVIIIEAKKQIGGQLNYARQVPGKEEFNETLRYYQTELARLGVEIRLGTLAEAEALIEEGFAEVVVATGVIPRRPEIPGVELEHVKGYDAVFEKRAKVGRQVVIVGAGGIACDLSHLLMHDETISPKAAKYLQEYRILDGRAVQQLQQRKRKISMLRRGKHVGSGLGKTTRWAVLSNLKRRGVEMLTQIEYSRIAEEGVYFIQDGEERMIPADTVIVAAGATSNNSLYHALLDRLPVHLIGGAKEAGELDAKRAILEGATVGRAI, from the coding sequence GTGGAACTTTCAAAAGTATGGGAACCGATTCAAATTGGTTCGATGACGTTGCCAAATCGGATTATGATGGGGTCCATGCACGTTGGATTTGAAAAGCTTCAGAATGGTGTAGCGCGGCTTGCTACCTTTTACGCAGAGCGTGCCAATGGAGAGGCAGGTCTGATCGTGACAGGAGGGGCTGCCGTACATCCAGAAGGCGGCATGGGCGACGAGTATTGCAATGTATACAAAGACGAGGATATCGAGAAATTGCGCCTGATCACGAAAGAGGTTCATCAAGCCAATGGGAGAATTGCGTTGCAGCTGTTCCATGCTGGGCGTTATGCCTACAAGGAAGCAACAGGATTAGACCCGGTAGCACCATCACCATTGCAGGCGCCGATTAACCGTTGGAAGCCGAGAGAGTTAAATGCAGAGGAGATCGAAGCAACGATCCAATGCTTTGCTGATGGTGCCGTCCGTGCTAAAAAAGCTGGTTTTGACGCCGTAGAAATTATGGGTTCGGAAGGATACTTGATCAATCAATTTTTGTCCCCTGTGACCAATAAGCGAGAAGATGAGTGGGGTGGGAACTTTTTACGCAGAGCCCGTTTTGGTATTGAGGTGGCTAACCGTGTCCGCCAAGCAGTCGGACCGGATTATCCGATCATCTACCGGATGTCGGGATTGGACTTGATGCCAGATAGTACGACGATGGAAGAGACATTGCAATTTGCCAAAATGCTGGAGGAGGCAGGAGCTGATGCTCTCAATGTCGGAATTGGCTGGCATGAATCACAAGTACCGACGATTGGCATGATGGTGCCGCGTGGAGCATATGTATGGGTGGCGCAGCAAGTCAAGCAGGTCGTGAACATCCCGGTTATCGCCAGCAATCGAATCAGCGACGTGCGTCAGGCTGAAAAGATTTTGTATGAGGAATGCAGTGATATGGTTTCGATGGCCCGTCCGTTTTTAGCGGACCCGTATATCGTTCAAAAAAGTAAAGAAGGACGCTTTGATGAAGTAAACACGTGCATTGCTTGCAATCAAGCCTGTCTCGATCATATTTTTGAGGGGAAGGTAGCCTCCTGTCTGGTCAATCCTCTCGTGGGCAGAGAAGCAGAGTGGCAGTTGGTTCCGGCGGAAAACCGCAAGAAGGTAGCTGTAATCGGTGCGGGGCCTGCTGGCTTGGAGGCGGCTCGTGTGCTGGCAGAGCGAGGGCATCAGGTGATCATCATAGAGGCCAAAAAACAGATCGGTGGACAATTAAACTACGCCAGACAGGTGCCGGGTAAAGAGGAATTTAATGAAACGCTTCGCTATTATCAGACAGAGCTTGCGCGTCTTGGTGTCGAAATAAGGCTGGGAACACTGGCAGAGGCAGAAGCCCTAATCGAAGAAGGCTTTGCAGAAGTTGTGGTAGCAACGGGTGTCATTCCACGGCGTCCAGAGATTCCAGGTGTGGAGCTCGAACATGTGAAGGGGTACGATGCGGTATTTGAAAAGCGCGCCAAGGTTGGTAGACAAGTAGTCATCGTCGGTGCGGGAGGAATCGCATGTGATTTGTCCCATTTACTGATGCACGACGAAACGATTTCACCGAAGGCAGCGAAGTACTTGCAGGAGTATCGGATTCTCGATGGAAGAGCTGTACAGCAACTGCAACAGCGAAAACGAAAAATCAGCATGCTGCGGCGAGGAAAGCATGTCGGATCGGGCTTGGGCAAAACGACGCGTTGGGCAGTTCTCTCCAACCTGAAGCGACGGGGCGTAGAGATGCTGACACAAATTGAATACAGCCGAATTGCTGAAGAAGGGGTGTATTTCATTCAGGATGGGGAGGAACGCATGATTCCTGCTGATACGGTCATTGTAGCGGCTGGAGCGACCTCCAACAATTCGCTATACCACGCATTGCTGGATCGGCTACCTGTGCACCTCATAGGCGGTGCTAAAGAAGCGGGAGAGCTCGATGCCAAGCGCGCCATTTTGGAGGGGGCGACCGTAGGAAGAGCGATTTAA